In Eschrichtius robustus isolate mEscRob2 chromosome 2, mEscRob2.pri, whole genome shotgun sequence, a single window of DNA contains:
- the HAVCR1 gene encoding hepatitis A virus cellular receptor 1, with amino-acid sequence MHLWVVLGLILLLTDGVTSYPRVTGVVGQSVRLPCTYGGEVTSMCWGRGACPLTRCGSDVIWTNGYSVTFQKDKRYKLNGNIGGGDVSLTIENAAQADSGLYCCRVEKRGWFNDIKITLDLSIKPAPPTTTIMTTTTPTMTTTTTPPPTTTTPTTTTTTPPPMTTTTVPPPTMTTTAPPPTTTTTTTPPTTITTTTTLPTTTTTTPPTTTTTTTPPPMTTTTALPTTMTVTTAPTTTRASSSALPVPAPTKNLQPVASLSSPTQTAETQPTTPQETNITGSPSHSCSTDAYGTVTQSPDALWHNNQTPVTLAQDPWMSTNKGVYIGICVTALVLLLTFLVFTISKRYFCLGNKVELLRVIPLRDSHIGALKNAALKPVRAEDNIYIIDDLH; translated from the exons ATGCATCTGTGGGTAGTCCTGGGCCTCATACTCCTTCTGACAG ATGGTGTAACGTCTTACCCACGAGTGACTGGAGTGGTGGGTCAGTCTGTCAGACTACCCTGCACCTATGGTGGAGAAGTCACAAGCATGTGCTGGGGCCGAGGGGCATGTCCTTTAACTCGCTGCGGAAGTGACGTTATCTGGACTAATGGATACAGTGTCACCTTTCAGAAGGACAAACGTTATAAGCTAAACGGAAACATTGGTGGAGGGGATGTGTCTTTGACCATAGAGAATGCAGCCCAGGCTGACAGTGGCTTGTATTGTTGCCGTGTTGAGAAGAGAGGGTGGTTCAATGATATAAAAATCACCCTAGACTTGAGTATAAAGCCAG CTCCACCTACGACAACAATAATGACGACTACTACTCCAACAATGACCACCACTACTACTCCTCCTCCAACTACCACCA CACCAACTACCACCACTACTACTCCACCACCAATGACGACCACTACTGTCCCACCACCAACGATGACCACTACTGCTCCACCACCAACTACCACCACTACTACTACTCCACCAACAACGATCACCACTACTACTACTCTACCAACTACCACTACTACTACTCCACCAACAACTACCACTACTACTACTCCACCACCAATGACGACCACTACTGCTCTACCAACAACAATGACGGTCACCACTGCTCCAACGACAACGAGGGCCTCTTCCTCTGCTCTTCCAGTGCCAGCACCCACAAAGAACCTCCAGCCAG TAgcttctttatcttctccaacGCAGACAGCAGAAACCCAGCCTACCACACCGCAAGAAACAAATATAACCGGCTCACCATCACACTCTTGCTCAACAG ATGCGTACGGCACTGTGACCCAGTCTCCAGATGCCCTTTGGCATAACAATCAAACT CCTGTGACGCTGGCACAAGATCCATGGATGAGCACCAATAAGGGAGTCTACATTGGAATCTGTGTTACTGCCTTGGTATTATTGCTCACGTTTTTGGTTTTCACGATTAGCAAAA GATATTTTTGCCTGGGTAACAAGGTGGAGCTACTACG TGTGATTCCATTGAGGGACTCTCACATTGGAgctttgaaaaatgcagctctgaAGCCTGTCCGAGCAGAAGACAATATCTACATTATTGATGACCTTCATTAA